A portion of the Glycine max cultivar Williams 82 chromosome 10, Glycine_max_v4.0, whole genome shotgun sequence genome contains these proteins:
- the LOC100791946 gene encoding RNA-binding protein 42 isoform X2, translating to MTTPPSSSSASQSQFAYSNPSSSSSYFPVPFHLQQPATTHYAAPYVAAPSVQIPAPPVVGPVAPAPVPGVYSAVPQYQAQQLFERDAQIITPEALENVKAAIASSDVEHKTDAKKKAVPRKAAGHAWEDPILAEWPEDDYRLFCGDLGNEVNDDVLSKAFSRFPSFNMARIFV from the exons ATGACGACACCACCGTCTTCCTCCTCAGCTTCGCAATCGCAGTTCGCCTATTCAaacccctcctcctcctcctcctacttccCCGTTCCCTTTCACCTTCAGCAACCCGCAACCACTCACTACGCTGCGCCCTACGTCGCCGCCCCCTCCGTGCAAATCCCCGCTCCTCCAGTCGTCGGCCCCGTTGCGCCCGCCCCTGTACCCGGCGTATACTCCGCCGTGCCGCAATATCAG GCACAGCAGTTATTTGAGAGGGATGCGCAGATAATAACGCCGGAGGCTCTCGAGAATGTCAAGGCAGCGATTGCAAGCAGCGACGTGGAGCACAAAACCGATGCCAAAAAGAAAGCGGTTCCTCGCAAAGCTGCTGGCCACGCTTGGGAGGATCCTATCCTTGCAGAGTGGCCAGAAG ATGATTATCGGCTCTTCTGTGGGGATCTTGGTAACGAGGTGAATGATGATGTTCTCTCAAAAGCATTTTCACGATTTCCTTCCTTTAACATGGCACGA ATTTTTGTTTGA
- the LOC100791946 gene encoding RNA-binding protein 42 isoform X1 — MTTPPSSSSASQSQFAYSNPSSSSSYFPVPFHLQQPATTHYAAPYVAAPSVQIPAPPVVGPVAPAPVPGVYSAVPQYQAQQLFERDAQIITPEALENVKAAIASSDVEHKTDAKKKAVPRKAAGHAWEDPILAEWPEDDYRLFCGDLGNEVNDDVLSKAFSRFPSFNMARVVRDKRTGKTKGYGFVSFANPSDLAGALKEMNGKYVGNRPIKLRKSKWRERTDYEALEKQKNHIQKKPKMARKGVLHK, encoded by the exons ATGACGACACCACCGTCTTCCTCCTCAGCTTCGCAATCGCAGTTCGCCTATTCAaacccctcctcctcctcctcctacttccCCGTTCCCTTTCACCTTCAGCAACCCGCAACCACTCACTACGCTGCGCCCTACGTCGCCGCCCCCTCCGTGCAAATCCCCGCTCCTCCAGTCGTCGGCCCCGTTGCGCCCGCCCCTGTACCCGGCGTATACTCCGCCGTGCCGCAATATCAG GCACAGCAGTTATTTGAGAGGGATGCGCAGATAATAACGCCGGAGGCTCTCGAGAATGTCAAGGCAGCGATTGCAAGCAGCGACGTGGAGCACAAAACCGATGCCAAAAAGAAAGCGGTTCCTCGCAAAGCTGCTGGCCACGCTTGGGAGGATCCTATCCTTGCAGAGTGGCCAGAAG ATGATTATCGGCTCTTCTGTGGGGATCTTGGTAACGAGGTGAATGATGATGTTCTCTCAAAAGCATTTTCACGATTTCCTTCCTTTAACATGGCACGA GTTGTCAGAGACAAGCGGACTGGTAAAACAAAAGGTTATGGATTTGTGAGCTTTGCCAATCCTTCTGACCTTGCTGGTGCTCTTAAAGAAATGAATG gtaagTATGTTGGAAACCGTCCTATAAAACTACGCAAGAGTAAGTGGAGGGAGAGGACAGATTATGAAGCACTGGAGAAACAGAAG AATCACATTCAAAAGAAACCGAAAATGGCAAGGAAAGGTGTGCTGCACAAGTGA
- the LOC100797568 gene encoding LOW QUALITY PROTEIN: pentatricopeptide repeat-containing protein At1g08610-like (The sequence of the model RefSeq protein was modified relative to this genomic sequence to represent the inferred CDS: inserted 2 bases in 2 codons), whose amino-acid sequence MELMDSNKSINSSTLSPEAPIVQNDEMTNNEILQRLCSRGKLTVAARLIDVMARKSQIPHFPSCTNLIRGFIRKGFVDEACKTLNKMVMSGGVPDTVTYNMVIGGLCKKXRVRSALDLVEDMTLSGCSPDVITYNSIIRCLFGKGNFNQAVSFWRDQLRKGSPPYLITYTVLIELVCKYCGASQALEVLEDXAMEGCYPDIVTYNSLVNLTSKQGKYEDTALVILNLLSHGMQPNAVTYNTLIHSLINHGYWDEVEDIMKIMNETSSPPTHVTYNILLNGLCKSGLLDVAISFYSTMVTENCSPDIITYNTLLSGLCKEGFIDEGIQLLNLLVGTSSSPGLVTYNIVIDGLARLGSMESAKELHDEMVGKGIIPDEITNSSLTWGFCWADKLEEAMELLKEMSMKERIKNTAYRCVILGLCRQKKVDIAIQVLDLMVKSQCNPDERIYSALIKAVADGGMLKEDNDLHQTLIKWKTLKKKSF is encoded by the exons ATGGAACTCATGGATTCAAACAAGTCTATAAACTCTTCAACTTTGTCACCAGAGGCACCGATTGTTCAAAACGATGAAATGACCAACAATGAAATTCTCCAGAGGCTCTGCAGTCGTGGAAAGTTAACAGTTGCGGCAAGGTTGATTGATGTCATGGCACGGAAAAGTCAAATACCTCATTTCCCTTCTTGCACAAATTTGATCCGAGGTTTTATTAGAAAAGGTTTTGTAGATGAAGCTTGCAAGACATTGAATAAAATGGTCATGTCTGGTGGCGTTCCCGACACAGTTACATACAACATGGTTATTGGTGGCCTGTGTAAAA GTCGTGTAAGATCTGCTCTTGATCTGGTAGAAGATATGACCTTGAGTGGTTGCTCCCCAGACGTGATTacttataattcaataattcGCTGCCTATTTGGCAAGGGAAATTTTAACCAGGCTGTTAGTTTCTGGAGGGACCAATTGAGAAAAGGGTCCCCTCCTTATCTCATTACCTATACGGTGCTTATTGAGCTGGTCTGCAAATATTGTGGGGCTTCTCAAGCCCTAGAAGTACTGGAAG TGGCAATGGAAGGCTGTTATCCTGATATCGTTACGTATAACTCTCTTGTAAATTTGACTTCTAAACAAGGGAAATATGAGGATACTGCTTTGGTTATATTAAATCTTCTATCCCATGGAATGCAGCCCAATGCTGTGACATACAATACTCTCATTCACTCTCTAATTAACCATGGATATTGGGATGAAGTTGAAGATATTATGAAGATTATGAATGAGACTTCCAGTCCTCCTACACATGTTACTTACAATATTCTGCTAAATGGTTTATGTAAATCTGGACTTTTGGATGTTGCCATAAGCTTCTACAGCACAATGGTTACTGAGAACTGTTCACCAGACATTATAACGTACAATACTCTTCTAAGTGGTTTGTGCAAGGAGGGGTTTATAGATGAGGGCATCCAGTTACTTAACCTATTGGTAGGTACTAGCTCTTCTCCTGGGTTGGTCACCTATAATATTGTAATTGATGGGTTGGCTAGATTGGGATCTATGGAGTCAGCAAAAGAATTGCATGATGAAATGGTGGGCAAAGGAATCATTCCTGATGAAATTACAAACAGTAGTTTGACTTGGGGGTTTTGTTGGGCAGACAAACTTGAGGAAGCTATGGAGCTACTAAAGGAGATgtctatgaaagaaaggattaaaaataCTGCTTATAGATGTGTAATCCTTGGATTGTGCAGACAAAAGAAGGTTGATATTGCAATTCAAGTTCTAGATTTGATGGTGAAAAGTCAATGCAATCCTGATGAGAGAATATATTCTGCTTTAATTAAAGCTGTTGCTGATGGGGGTATGCTAAAAGAGGATAATGATTTACATCAAACATTGATCAAATGGAAGACTCTGAAAAAGAAATCATTTTGA
- the LOC100798097 gene encoding pentatricopeptide repeat-containing protein At3g04760, chloroplastic encodes MTTVSTEFLSHTLPFQTNLKHAWHPNPTNTVITCSNRRLNNKGHTKVTSSDTRPHQHYDFRDTNHIKSLNRLCKTGKCTEALYFLEQMVMNGYKPDVILCTKLIKCLFTSKRTEKAVRVMEILEQYGEPDSFAYNAVISGFCRSDRFDAANGVILRMKNRGFSPDVVTYNILIGSLCARGNLDLALKVMDQLLEDNCNPTLITYTILIEATIIHGGIDEAMRLLDEMMSRGLQPDIYTYNVIVRGMCKRGLVDRAFEFVSNLSITPSLNLYNLLLKGLLNEGRWEAGERLMSDMIVKGCEPNVVTYSVLISSLCRDGKAGEAVDVLRVMKERGLNPDAYCYDPLISAFCKEGKVDLAIGFVDDMISAGWLPDIVNYNTIMGSLCKKGRADEALNIFKKLEEVGCPPNASSYNTMFGALWSSGDKIRALGMILEMLSNGVDPDRITYNSLISSLCRDGMVDEAIGLLVDMERSEWQPTVISYNIVLLGLCKAHRIVDAIEVLAVMVDNGCQPNETTYTLLVEGVGYAGWRSYAVELAKSLVSMNAISQDLFRRLQKQNHFRA; translated from the coding sequence ATGACGACAGTTTCAACCGAATTCCTGTCGCATACCCTCCCATTTCAAACCAATCTGAAGCACGCATGGCATCCAAACCCCACCAATACCGTCATCACCTGCAGCAACCGAAGGCTCAACAACAAGGGACACACGAAGGTCACTTCCTCGGACACAAGACCCCATCAACATTACGACTTTCGAGACACCAATCACATCAAATCCCTCAACAGGCTCTGCAAAACTGGCAAGTGCACCGAAGCCCTCTATTTTCTTGAGCAAATGGTGATGAATGGTTACAAACCCGACGTCATTCTCTGCACCAAGCTCATCAAGTGCTTGTTCACTTCCAAGAGAACCGAAAAAGCGGTGCGTGTCATGGAGATTCTGGAACAGTACGGTGAACCCGATTCTTTTGCTTACAATGCTGTCATAAGCGGGTTCTGCAGGAGCGATAGGTTTGATGCTGCCAATGGAGTGATTCTCAGAATGAAGAATAGAGGCTTCTCCCCTGATGTTGTCACCTACAACATTCTCATCGGAAGCCTTTGTGCAAGGGGAAATCTTGATTTGGCTTTGAAGGTTATGGATCAGTTGCTGGAAGATAACTGCAACCCCACTTTGATTACTTATACTATCTTGATAGAAGCGACTATTATACACGGCGGCATTGACGAAGCAATGAGGCTTCTGGATGAGATGATGTCAAGAGGGCTTCAGCCTGACATTTACACTTACAATGTCATTGTGAGAGGCATGTGCAAACGCGGGTTGGTGGATCGAGCTTTTGAGTTTGTTAGCAACTTAAGCATCACGCCGAGTTTGAACCTCTATAACTTGCTGCTCAAGGGTCTTTTGAATGAGGGCAGATGGGAGGCTGGGGAGAGGTTGATGTCTGATATGATTGTGAAGGGCTGCGAGCCGAATGTTGTGACCTACAGCGTTTTGATTAGTTCGTTGTGTCGTGATGGGAAGGCTGGGGAGGCTGTGGATGTGTTGAGGGTTATGAAGGAAAGGGGGTTGAATCCTGATGCTTATTGTTATGATCCGTTGATTTCTGCGTTCTGCAAGGAGGGGAAAGTGGATTTGGCTATAGGGTTCGTGGACGATATGATATCTGCAGGGTGGTTGCCTGATATTGTCAACTACAACACGATCATGGGGTCTCTGTGTAAGAAGGGAAGAGCTGATGAGGCTTTGAACATCTTTAAGAAGCTTGAGGAAGTGGGTTGTCCACCAAATGCGAGTTCTTACAACACAATGTTTGGTGCGCTGTGGAGTAGTGGGGACAAAATTAGAGCATTGGGGATGATTTTGGAGATGTTGAGCAACGGTGTTGATCCTGATAGGATCACATATAACTCACTGATATCAAGTTTGTGCAGAGATGGAATGGTGGATGAGGCCATTGGGTTGTTGGTGGACATGGAACGGAGCGAGTGGCAACCTACGGTTATTAGTTACAACATTGTTCTTCTTGGATTGTGCAAAGCACACAGAATTGTAGATGCCATTGAGGTGCTGGCTGTCATGGTTGACAATGGATGTCAGCCAAATGAAACTACTTACACGTTGTTGGTGGAAGGGGTTGGTTATGCTGGATGGCGAAGTTATGCAGTGGAGCTAGCTAAATCCCTTGTTAGTATGAATGCTATTTCTCAAGATTTATTCAGACGTTTACAGAAACAAAACCATTTCCGTGCCTGA